From Lutra lutra chromosome 14, mLutLut1.2, whole genome shotgun sequence, a single genomic window includes:
- the GRK5 gene encoding G protein-coupled receptor kinase 5 isoform X4: MYFDRFLQWKWLERQPVTKNTFRQYRVLGKGGFGEVCACQVRATGKMYACKRLEKKRIKKRKGESMALNEKQILEKVNSRFVVNLAYAYETKDALCLVLTIMNGGDLKFHIYNMGNPGFEEERALFYAAEILCGLEDLHRENTVYRDLKPENILLDDYGHIRISDLGLAVKIPEGDLIRGRVGTVGYMAPEVLNNQRYGLSPDYWGLGCLIYEMIEGQSPFRGRKEKVKREEVDRRVLETEEVYSQKFSEEAKSICKMLLTKDARQRLGCQEEGASEVKRHPFFRNMNFKRLEAGMLDPPFVPDPRAVYCKDVLDIEQFSTVKGVNLDHTDDDFYSKFSTGSVPIPWQSEMIETECFKELNVFGPNGTLSADLNRSHPPEPPKKGLFQRIFKRQHQNNSKSSPNPKTSFNHHINSNHVSSNSTGSS, translated from the exons GCAACCGGTAACCAAAAACACCTTCAGGCAGTACCGAGTACTAGGCAAAGGGGGCTTTGGGGAG GTCTGTGCCTGCCAGGTTCGGGCCACGGGGAAAATGTATGCCTGCAAGCGCTTGGAGAAGAAGAGgatcaagaaaaggaaaggggagtcCATGGCGCTCAACGAGAAGCAGATCCTAGAGAAGGTCAACAGCCGCTTCGTG GTCAACCTGGCCTATGCCTATGAGACCAAGGACGCGCTGTGCTTGGTTCTGACCATCATGAATGGGGGTGACCTCAAGTTCCACATCTACAACATGGGTAACCCTGGCTTCGAGGAGGAGCGAGCCTTGTTTTACGCGGCAGAGATCCTCTGTGGCTTGGAAGACCTCCACCGGGAGAACACGGTGTACAG AGATTTGAAACCTGAAAATATCCTGCTCGATGATTACG GCCACATCCGGATTTCGGACCTGGGTCTGGCTGTGAAGATCCCTGAGGGAGACCTGATCCGTGGCCGCGTGGGCACTGTCGGCTACATGG CTCCGGAGGTCCTGAACAACCAGAGATACGGCCTGAGCCCTGACTACTGGGGTCTGGGCTGCCTCATCTACGAGATGATCGAGGGCCAGTCACCATTCCGGGGCCGCAAAGAGAAGGTGAAGCGGGAGGAAGTGGACCGCCGGGTCCTGGAGACAGAGGAGGTGTACTCCCAAAAGTTCTCGGAGGAGGCCAAgtccatctgcaaaatg CTGCTCACCAAGGATGCAAGGCAGAGATTGGGCTGCCAGGAGGAGGGGGCTTCGGAGGTCAAGAGACACCCCTTCTTCAGGAACATGAATTTCAAGCGCTTAGAAGCCGGGATGTTGGACCCTCCCTTTGTCCCAGAC CCCCGCGCCGTGTACTGCAAGGACGTGCTGGACATTGAGCAGTTCTCCACCGTGAAAGGCGTCAACCTGGACCACACGGACGATGACTTCTACTCCAAGTTCTCCACGGGCTCCGTGCCCATCCCATGGCAGAGCGAG ATGATAGAAACCGAGTGCTTTAAGGAGTTGAACGTGTTCGGACCCAATGGTACCCTCTCAGCGGACCTGAACAGAAGCCACCCTCCAGAGCCGCCAAAGAAAGGGCTGTTCCAGAGAATCTTCAAGCGTCAG CATCAAAACAATTCCAAGAGTTCACCCAATCCCAAGACCAGTTTTAACCACCACATAAATTCAAACCATGTCAGTTCAAACTCCACCGGAAGCAGCTAG